In Roseomonas fluvialis, one genomic interval encodes:
- a CDS encoding amino acid ABC transporter permease: MQIWRWDGFFDSLFNAYLLEGAIISVGLTAGSLVFGLIIGIGLALMRLSGNRIMSGFAAFYCWFFRGTPLLVQLLLIYTGLPLLGIRFDVWEAALIGISLNEGAYLSEIVRAGIMSVAKGQREAAAALGLHRAQVFRLVTWPQALRVIIPPLGNSVNGLLKTTSIASVISVDELLRRTQLLIQERFLVLELFIVAAMYYLLMTTLWDFVQRRLERRYGRGYAADSADRR; this comes from the coding sequence ATGCAGATCTGGCGCTGGGACGGCTTCTTCGACTCCCTGTTCAACGCCTACCTGCTGGAAGGGGCGATCATCTCGGTCGGCCTGACAGCGGGGTCGCTGGTGTTCGGGCTGATCATCGGGATCGGGTTGGCGCTGATGCGCCTGTCCGGCAACCGGATCATGTCCGGCTTCGCGGCCTTCTATTGCTGGTTCTTCCGCGGCACGCCGCTGCTGGTGCAGCTGCTGCTGATCTACACCGGCCTGCCGCTGCTCGGCATCCGCTTCGACGTGTGGGAAGCCGCGCTGATCGGCATTTCGCTGAATGAGGGCGCGTATCTGAGCGAGATCGTGCGCGCCGGCATCATGTCGGTGGCCAAGGGCCAGCGGGAAGCGGCCGCCGCACTTGGCCTGCACCGCGCGCAGGTGTTCCGCCTGGTCACCTGGCCGCAGGCACTGCGCGTCATCATCCCGCCGCTCGGCAACAGCGTGAACGGGCTGCTCAAGACCACGTCCATCGCGTCGGTCATCAGCGTCGACGAACTGCTGCGGCGCACGCAACTGCTGATCCAGGAACGCTTCCTGGTGCTGGAATTGTTCATCGTCGCCGCGATGTACTACCTGCTGATGACCACGCTGTGGGACTTCGTGCAGCGTCGACTCGAACGCCGCTACGGTCGCGGCTACGCGGCCGACTCAGCCGACCGGCGGTGA
- a CDS encoding ABC transporter substrate-binding protein, with product MDRRLFLAAGGSLLATPALAQAPACTQAVPNSELVKAGTLTLSTNPTLPPMQFVDGQGVLRGMRVELGAEIARRLCLQVEHVRVEFAAMIPGLAARRWDMINTGMFYTEERQRLMWLVRYEQQAISVSVPRGNPRNIRRIEDLAGLRVGVEQGGFEFRRTTDMSNDLVARNLRPLTIRAFDNFAVSFQALRAGQLDAAISIDSTGKEYDDRGEFTRAISGLYGTPINFGFRSRPLAQAVATALTAMKADGSFQTLLDRFGVTAYDGPFEVVGPS from the coding sequence ATGGATCGTCGTCTGTTTCTCGCCGCCGGCGGGTCGCTGCTGGCCACCCCCGCGCTGGCGCAGGCGCCTGCCTGCACCCAGGCCGTGCCGAACAGCGAGCTGGTCAAGGCCGGCACGCTGACGCTGTCCACCAACCCCACCCTGCCGCCCATGCAGTTCGTCGACGGGCAGGGCGTATTGCGCGGCATGCGCGTGGAACTGGGGGCCGAGATCGCGCGGCGCCTGTGCCTTCAGGTCGAGCATGTGCGCGTCGAATTCGCCGCCATGATCCCCGGCCTCGCGGCGCGCCGCTGGGACATGATCAACACGGGCATGTTCTACACCGAGGAACGCCAGCGCCTGATGTGGCTGGTGCGCTACGAACAGCAGGCGATCAGCGTCTCGGTGCCGCGCGGCAACCCGCGCAACATCCGCCGCATCGAGGACCTGGCCGGCCTGCGCGTGGGCGTCGAGCAGGGCGGCTTCGAATTCCGCCGCACCACCGACATGTCGAACGACCTGGTCGCGCGCAACCTGCGGCCGCTGACCATCCGCGCCTTCGACAATTTCGCGGTGTCCTTCCAGGCGCTGCGCGCGGGGCAGCTCGACGCGGCTATTTCGATCGACAGCACCGGCAAGGAATACGACGACCGCGGGGAATTCACCCGCGCGATCTCCGGCCTGTACGGCACGCCGATCAATTTCGGCTTCCGTTCGCGCCCGCTGGCGCAGGCCGTAGCCACCGCTCTGACGGCGATGAAGGCGGATGGGTCGTTCCAGACGCTGCTCGATCGCTTCGGCGTCACCGCCTATGACGGGCCCTTCGAGGTGGTCGGGCCTTCGTGA